Proteins encoded by one window of Rubrobacter indicoceani:
- the tgt gene encoding tRNA guanosine(34) transglycosylase Tgt, whose translation MKPPVTIEITARDGEARAGTLDTPHGSVETPTFMPVGTKGTVKGLSREELQDIGAGVVLGNTYHLYFRPGREVVREAGGLHGFTGWDGAMLTDSGGYQVFSLAKTRRISERGVEFASVYDGSVHEFTPELATSVQGDLGADIAMVLDECPPANAPHEYHRDSLRRTARWAERCKEAHAGGDQSLFGIVQGGLFPDLRKESLRLTTDLDFPGYAVGGLSVGESRAEMLEVLEQTAPLLPADKPRYFMGIGDPAGILQVIRLGVDMFDCVLPTRLARHGSVLTRDGRLNLRNARFRRDFSPLDAGCDCPTCAGYSRAYLAHLVREDELLGHRLVTYHNVRFVTRLCEEARGHIRAGDFGAWSETWISRYEGRG comes from the coding sequence ATGAAGCCGCCCGTAACCATCGAGATAACCGCCCGCGACGGTGAGGCCCGCGCCGGGACGCTCGACACCCCGCACGGTTCCGTCGAGACCCCGACCTTCATGCCCGTCGGGACAAAGGGGACGGTGAAGGGGCTCTCGCGGGAGGAGCTCCAGGACATCGGGGCCGGGGTCGTGCTGGGGAACACGTACCACCTGTATTTCAGGCCGGGGCGGGAGGTTGTACGCGAGGCGGGCGGGCTGCACGGTTTCACGGGCTGGGACGGGGCAATGCTCACGGACTCGGGGGGCTACCAGGTTTTCTCGCTGGCGAAGACGCGGAGGATCTCGGAGCGCGGCGTGGAGTTCGCTTCGGTCTACGACGGCTCCGTCCACGAGTTTACGCCGGAGCTTGCGACGAGCGTTCAGGGAGACCTCGGAGCGGATATCGCGATGGTCCTGGACGAATGTCCGCCCGCCAACGCCCCGCACGAGTACCACCGGGACTCGCTGCGCAGAACCGCCCGCTGGGCCGAGCGGTGCAAAGAGGCGCACGCCGGGGGGGATCAGAGCCTCTTCGGGATCGTCCAGGGCGGGCTTTTCCCAGACCTGCGCAAGGAGAGCCTGCGCCTGACGACCGACCTCGACTTCCCCGGCTACGCCGTCGGGGGGCTTTCGGTCGGGGAATCGCGGGCGGAGATGCTCGAGGTGCTCGAACAAACCGCGCCGCTTCTGCCCGCAGACAAGCCGCGCTACTTCATGGGGATCGGGGACCCGGCCGGGATCCTTCAGGTGATACGCCTCGGGGTGGATATGTTCGACTGCGTGCTGCCGACGCGTCTTGCCCGCCACGGCTCCGTCCTTACGCGGGACGGACGGCTGAACCTGCGCAACGCACGCTTTCGCCGGGACTTCTCGCCGCTTGACGCGGGGTGCGACTGCCCTACGTGCGCGGGGTACAGCCGGGCGTATCTGGCGCACCTCGTCCGGGAGGACGAGCTGCTCGGACACCGGCTCGTTACGTATCACAACGTCCGGTTCGTGACCCGGCTCTGCGAGGAGGCGCGGGGTCACATCCGGGCCGGGGATTTCGGGGCCTGGTCGGAGACGTGGATCTCGCGTTACGAGGGTCGGGGGTGA
- the secD gene encoding protein translocase subunit SecD, producing MNILRNNLIILGLVVALLAVAAYLIFIRQPVSQATQLGLDLEGGVRVQLQGFKNDGTDVTSDEMARAIEVIRQRVDSLGVTEPEIRQQGANEALVDIPGITDSDQAVEIIGRTAQLGFYRVISSDAQQAVPDAEVEDAREELRESLRESSDFEEGETKVLFEETPDPSGNGNIVAGYIVSEQPQLTGEAIDSASLARDQQGRLEVQMNLTGQGGRDFGQLSQDIVQGALAEGAPGTGQLAVVLDEDVVSAPTVQEPILGGQVSINNTSTPEGLPEDEARELEVVLQTGALPINMEVLSVQSIGPTLGAESLRSGLLAALAGLAFVLVFLTFIYRALGIVASLALLIYGFLLWGIIVAVPITMTLPGIAGIVLSVGVAADANIVIFERIKEEVRAGKSARAAIQAGYRKGFRAVLDGNVTTLITAVILFALASAQVRGFAVLLAIGVLLSMFTAIVVTRALLGILASRGMNISPSMMGVTKRSMERENAGDKA from the coding sequence ATGAATATTCTCAGAAACAACCTTATCATCCTCGGTCTGGTCGTTGCGTTGCTCGCGGTGGCGGCGTATCTGATCTTTATCCGCCAGCCCGTTTCGCAGGCGACGCAGCTCGGCCTCGACCTCGAAGGCGGCGTGAGGGTGCAGCTTCAGGGTTTCAAGAACGACGGCACGGACGTAACAAGCGATGAGATGGCCCGCGCCATAGAGGTTATCCGCCAGCGCGTGGACAGCCTCGGCGTAACGGAGCCGGAGATCAGGCAGCAGGGGGCGAACGAAGCCCTTGTAGACATCCCCGGCATCACCGATTCGGATCAGGCGGTCGAGATCATCGGCCGGACGGCCCAGCTTGGCTTCTACCGGGTGATCTCATCCGACGCACAGCAGGCCGTCCCGGATGCGGAGGTGGAGGACGCCCGCGAAGAGCTGCGCGAGTCCCTGCGCGAGTCCAGCGACTTCGAGGAGGGTGAGACGAAAGTCCTTTTCGAAGAGACCCCGGACCCTTCGGGCAACGGCAACATCGTCGCCGGGTACATCGTCAGCGAGCAGCCGCAGCTCACCGGGGAGGCGATAGATTCAGCCTCGCTCGCCCGCGACCAGCAGGGAAGGCTCGAGGTCCAGATGAACCTGACCGGCCAGGGCGGGCGCGACTTCGGACAGCTCTCGCAGGACATCGTTCAGGGGGCTCTGGCCGAGGGCGCACCGGGGACGGGGCAGCTTGCCGTCGTGCTCGACGAAGACGTGGTGAGCGCGCCGACCGTGCAGGAGCCGATCCTCGGCGGTCAGGTTTCGATCAACAACACCTCAACGCCCGAGGGTCTGCCCGAGGATGAGGCCAGAGAACTGGAGGTCGTTCTCCAGACGGGCGCGCTGCCTATAAACATGGAGGTTCTCTCGGTGCAGTCCATCGGGCCGACGCTCGGGGCGGAGTCCTTGCGAAGCGGACTTCTGGCCGCGCTTGCGGGGCTGGCGTTCGTGCTGGTCTTCCTGACGTTCATCTACCGCGCGCTCGGCATCGTGGCGAGCCTTGCCCTGCTTATCTACGGGTTTCTTTTGTGGGGGATCATCGTCGCCGTGCCGATCACGATGACGCTTCCGGGCATCGCCGGGATCGTGCTCTCGGTCGGCGTTGCGGCGGACGCGAACATCGTTATCTTTGAGCGCATAAAGGAGGAGGTGAGGGCCGGGAAGTCGGCTCGCGCGGCGATTCAGGCCGGTTATAGAAAGGGTTTCCGGGCGGTTCTGGACGGAAACGTTACAACGCTTATCACCGCCGTGATCCTCTTTGCGCTCGCGAGCGCGCAGGTCCGGGGGTTCGCTGTTCTGCTCGCCATCGGGGTCCTGCTCTCGATGTTCACGGCCATCGTGGTGACGCGCGCCCTGCTCGGCATCCTCGCCAGCCGGGGCATGAACATTTCGCCTTCGATGATGGGGGTTACAAAGCGGAGCATGGAGCGCGAGAACGCCGGTGACAAGGCATGA
- the secF gene encoding protein translocase subunit SecF, translating to MMERLRKIDFARGWKMWFALSGFILVLGLGAIALGNLNFGIDFQGGAQFTATGAQNNLDEDELRQELPASVRQDALIQSLGQNGYEVRTPVVEQQESSEVRDAIAGATDAEVSVNSISPSFGEQIRNQALSAVAASLLIVVIFITIRFEFAYAVAALAALLHDIFITIGFYAIVGREVNLVTVVAVLTVLGYSLYDTIIIFDRVRENTPELGYRRDRFENMVNVSILQVIRRSLYTAISTLIPVIALLVFGETVLSDFAFALLVGIAAGTYSSIFIASPVLCLYKAWSEPRKARREAEEQRRPKRSSGEPQV from the coding sequence ATGATGGAGCGTCTTCGGAAAATAGATTTCGCCCGGGGCTGGAAGATGTGGTTCGCGCTCTCCGGGTTCATTCTCGTGCTCGGCCTCGGGGCCATCGCGCTCGGCAACCTGAACTTCGGGATAGATTTCCAGGGCGGGGCGCAGTTCACCGCAACGGGGGCACAGAACAACCTCGACGAGGACGAGCTGCGGCAGGAGTTGCCGGCGTCCGTGCGGCAGGACGCCCTTATACAGAGCCTCGGTCAGAACGGCTACGAGGTCAGGACGCCGGTCGTGGAGCAGCAGGAGTCCTCCGAGGTGCGCGACGCGATAGCCGGGGCTACGGACGCGGAGGTAAGCGTTAATTCGATCAGCCCGAGCTTCGGGGAACAGATAAGAAACCAGGCTCTCTCGGCGGTCGCTGCCTCGTTGCTCATCGTCGTGATCTTTATAACCATTCGCTTTGAGTTCGCCTACGCCGTCGCCGCCCTTGCGGCCCTCCTGCACGACATCTTTATCACCATCGGGTTCTACGCCATAGTCGGTCGGGAGGTGAACCTCGTAACGGTCGTCGCGGTGCTTACGGTGCTCGGCTACTCGCTCTACGATACGATCATCATCTTCGACAGGGTCCGGGAGAACACGCCGGAACTCGGCTACCGGCGCGACCGCTTCGAGAACATGGTCAACGTATCCATTCTGCAGGTGATAAGGCGTTCGCTCTACACGGCTATCTCCACTCTCATCCCGGTCATCGCTCTGCTCGTGTTCGGAGAGACAGTTCTCTCAGACTTTGCTTTCGCTCTTCTGGTCGGGATAGCCGCCGGGACTTACAGTTCCATCTTTATCGCCTCGCCCGTCCTATGTCTGTACAAAGCGTGGAGCGAGCCGCGCAAGGCTCGCCGCGAGGCTGAAGAACAGCGTCGTCCGAAACGGTCTTCGGGCGAGCCGCAGGTGTAG
- a CDS encoding DUF1538 domain-containing protein: MGALKREFLEVFYAVLPIIFVIALLQVSLIHMPLADFFQFLLAATMTIVGLALFLFGVKLGLLPLGESLGSYLPSRGFVLILLFGFLLGFVITVAEPDVRIFASQINDASEGLTSENLLIYSISLGVGISVVVAMIRTVFDLRLIHILIPCYVVVFTLSFFVPEDYFSIAFDAGGVTTGPITVPFLIALNVGVVSVLAGRNGVSQGFGLVALASIGPIIAVMILGVLFS; the protein is encoded by the coding sequence TTGGGCGCGCTGAAAAGAGAATTTCTGGAAGTGTTTTACGCCGTCTTGCCGATCATCTTCGTGATAGCACTGTTGCAGGTTTCTCTGATCCACATGCCCCTGGCCGATTTCTTTCAGTTTTTGCTGGCCGCTACCATGACCATAGTCGGTCTGGCGTTGTTCCTCTTCGGCGTGAAGCTCGGTCTTCTGCCGCTTGGCGAGTCACTGGGCTCGTACCTGCCGAGCAGAGGGTTCGTCCTTATCCTCCTTTTCGGGTTTCTGCTCGGGTTCGTCATAACGGTGGCCGAGCCGGACGTGCGTATCTTTGCCTCCCAGATCAACGACGCCTCCGAAGGCCTCACCTCCGAGAACCTGCTGATTTACTCGATCTCGCTCGGGGTCGGGATCTCGGTGGTAGTCGCGATGATCAGGACGGTTTTCGACCTGCGTCTGATCCACATCCTCATTCCCTGCTACGTCGTCGTGTTCACCCTGAGCTTCTTTGTGCCGGAGGACTATTTCTCTATCGCGTTCGACGCCGGGGGCGTTACGACGGGGCCGATCACCGTTCCTTTCCTGATCGCCTTGAACGTCGGCGTCGTCTCGGTTCTGGCCGGACGCAACGGGGTCTCGCAGGGGTTCGGGCTTGTGGCGCTCGCTTCGATAGGGCCGATCATCGCCGTAATGATTCTGGGGGTGCTTTTTAGTTGA
- a CDS encoding DUF1538 domain-containing protein, with the protein MNPLRVFDGYPETLLEVLFALAPLLVLLLVFQGIAGRSALPNLPRMLMGIVLSIFGLSLFLQGVHVGFLPFGEFTGAVLSSVSYSWILIPVGFVLGFASIIAEPAVRVLNYEVEKLSTGSIRSTPILITLAVGVGFAVALAMARILYGIPLWGILVPGYLLAFALTWFSSDTFTSIAFDSGGVATGPMTVTFILSLAVGAATGLEGRDPVVEGFGLVALVALAPILAVLILGIIYRIQEGGSNPTPEKEEQRVETSGGA; encoded by the coding sequence TTGAATCCTCTTCGCGTCTTCGACGGCTACCCGGAGACCTTGCTGGAAGTGCTCTTCGCACTCGCTCCGCTGCTCGTTTTACTTCTCGTATTTCAGGGGATCGCCGGTCGGTCGGCCCTGCCGAACCTGCCGAGAATGCTCATGGGTATCGTACTGAGCATTTTCGGTCTATCGCTGTTTTTGCAGGGAGTTCATGTCGGGTTCCTTCCCTTCGGGGAGTTCACCGGGGCTGTTTTGAGCAGCGTGAGCTACAGTTGGATCTTGATCCCGGTCGGCTTCGTCCTGGGGTTCGCCTCGATCATCGCGGAACCTGCCGTGCGTGTCTTGAACTACGAGGTCGAGAAATTATCCACCGGCTCCATACGAAGCACGCCGATACTGATCACGCTCGCCGTCGGCGTCGGCTTCGCGGTCGCCCTTGCGATGGCGAGGATACTTTACGGGATCCCGCTGTGGGGGATACTCGTTCCGGGCTACCTTCTCGCCTTTGCTCTGACCTGGTTTTCGTCGGATACCTTTACCTCCATCGCCTTCGACTCGGGTGGTGTGGCGACAGGCCCGATGACCGTCACGTTCATACTCTCCCTTGCCGTGGGGGCTGCGACGGGCCTTGAAGGGCGGGACCCGGTGGTCGAAGGCTTCGGGCTTGTCGCCCTGGTGGCACTTGCCCCCATACTGGCCGTCCTTATCCTGGGGATTATCTATAGAATCCAGGAAGGCGGAAGCAACCCGACACCCGAAAAGGAGGAGCAACGAGTTGAGACCTCTGGCGGAGCTTGA
- a CDS encoding P-II family nitrogen regulator — MRPLAELDLIVTIIPKGQSDKVVAASKRAGAEGGTILYGRGTGIHEHKKLFGLSIEPEKEIILTLVPEHKTDEILEAIVKAGQLDKPGTGVGFVLEARKIVGINHLIEAMR, encoded by the coding sequence TTGAGACCTCTGGCGGAGCTTGACCTGATAGTGACGATAATCCCGAAAGGTCAGTCAGACAAAGTCGTCGCGGCCTCCAAGCGGGCGGGAGCCGAGGGAGGGACCATACTCTACGGGCGCGGAACGGGCATACACGAACACAAGAAGCTCTTCGGCCTCTCCATAGAGCCGGAGAAGGAGATCATCCTGACGCTCGTCCCCGAGCACAAGACGGATGAGATTCTGGAGGCCATAGTGAAGGCCGGACAACTCGACAAGCCCGGCACCGGCGTCGGTTTCGTGCTGGAGGCGAGAAAGATAGTCGGTATAAACCACCTGATCGAGGCGATGCGGTAA
- a CDS encoding universal stress protein — translation MTHPDSGFSRKVLLAVSDSEDATLALRAAVDLTNKADSELHLAHAWQAAPPYSHPAIAMATDSGVCEEDARKVLFQQLDALYAAGGTAAGAHLLRGRPSTRIAVLADELGAGLIITGSRGLGTIRRLVVGSVSEGVVGLASRPVLVVRGGDRAWPPSHVIVGDDTSAGAKRTGELAGAIASVLGIQMLLLRVHHVFVDASEAGRFRETAAVSPEVSLGRHELTLNQRADALEKRFGLRPRVSVREGDAASVILKAAEESNECGGSALIAVGSRGLGVLDRLRLGSVSTKVLRAARGSVLIHPS, via the coding sequence ATGACGCATCCGGATAGCGGATTTTCACGAAAGGTTCTGCTAGCCGTTAGCGACTCCGAAGATGCGACACTCGCCCTGCGGGCGGCGGTGGATCTCACAAACAAAGCCGATTCAGAGTTGCACTTGGCCCACGCCTGGCAGGCCGCCCCGCCCTACTCCCATCCGGCCATCGCGATGGCGACGGACTCCGGCGTCTGTGAAGAGGACGCCCGGAAAGTTCTATTTCAGCAACTGGATGCGCTGTATGCAGCCGGAGGAACCGCAGCGGGTGCCCACCTCCTCCGGGGAAGACCGTCCACGAGAATCGCCGTCCTGGCGGACGAACTTGGCGCGGGGCTGATCATCACGGGCAGCCGGGGTCTCGGAACGATCCGGCGGCTCGTTGTGGGAAGCGTCTCCGAGGGTGTCGTCGGCCTCGCTTCCCGTCCGGTTCTTGTGGTGCGGGGTGGTGACCGGGCGTGGCCGCCCTCCCACGTGATCGTCGGCGACGATACCTCAGCGGGCGCGAAAAGAACCGGAGAGCTGGCGGGCGCCATCGCAAGCGTACTGGGAATACAGATGCTGCTCTTGCGCGTACACCACGTATTCGTTGACGCGTCAGAGGCAGGGAGGTTCAGGGAGACTGCGGCGGTGTCGCCAGAAGTCTCGCTAGGTCGCCATGAGCTGACTCTGAATCAGCGGGCGGACGCGCTGGAGAAGAGGTTCGGGCTCCGCCCGCGCGTCAGCGTCCGGGAAGGGGACGCGGCCTCAGTAATTCTTAAAGCCGCTGAAGAAAGCAACGAGTGCGGTGGGTCAGCTTTGATAGCGGTCGGAAGCCGGGGCCTCGGTGTGCTCGACCGTCTCAGGCTCGGCAGCGTCTCGACAAAGGTGCTGAGAGCCGCCCGCGGATCGGTCTTGATCCACCCTTCCTGA
- a CDS encoding cation:proton antiporter — protein sequence MDHLVFEVGAALVLAAVATLLANRFKFSNVPFLIIIGMVVGPHIPAIGPLDLGFEESYDLLQFLGRVGVLFLLFYLGLEFSIGRLINSGRSIAVGGSVYIGINFTLGLLFGWLAGFQLAEILIVAGIITISSSAIVAKMLVDLRRTANPETEMILGIIMFEDIFLAVYLSILSGLVLSEGGSVGGTIITMLIVLGYILLFFVLARKASPFLNRVLDIRSSETFILVVFAALFFVAGFSETLHVAEAIGALLLGLVLSETEHRQRIERLVIPFRDFFGAIFFFSFGLSIDPLTLLDAALLSVLAVVLTIAGNFVAGMIAGRNAGLSSRASANVGLTIVSRGEFSIIVASLAIGGGLSGLIQPFAALYVLILSLLGPLLTKESGRIFGLVSKAFSREKAADDASG from the coding sequence TTGGATCACCTCGTATTCGAGGTCGGGGCGGCGCTGGTTCTCGCGGCGGTCGCCACACTGCTCGCAAACCGCTTCAAGTTCTCAAACGTTCCGTTCCTGATCATCATCGGGATGGTGGTCGGGCCGCACATCCCCGCCATCGGCCCGCTCGACCTCGGCTTCGAAGAGAGCTATGACCTGCTCCAGTTTCTCGGAAGGGTCGGGGTGCTGTTCCTGCTCTTCTATCTGGGGCTGGAGTTTTCTATCGGAAGGCTCATCAACTCCGGCAGATCCATTGCGGTCGGCGGCTCCGTATACATCGGCATAAACTTCACCCTGGGCCTCCTCTTCGGCTGGCTCGCCGGGTTTCAGCTAGCTGAGATACTGATCGTGGCTGGAATCATTACGATCTCATCGAGCGCGATAGTCGCAAAGATGCTCGTGGATCTGAGGCGAACCGCGAACCCGGAGACGGAGATGATCCTCGGCATCATCATGTTCGAGGACATCTTCCTGGCCGTCTACCTGTCCATTCTCTCCGGCCTCGTACTCTCGGAGGGCGGTTCTGTCGGCGGAACCATAATCACGATGCTCATCGTCCTCGGCTATATCCTGCTCTTCTTTGTCCTGGCGAGGAAGGCTTCACCGTTTTTGAATCGCGTTCTCGACATCCGCTCGTCGGAGACGTTTATCCTCGTGGTTTTCGCCGCGCTGTTCTTTGTAGCGGGTTTCTCGGAGACGCTGCACGTCGCGGAGGCCATCGGGGCCTTGTTACTCGGCCTCGTTCTCTCCGAGACCGAACACCGGCAGCGGATAGAGCGGCTCGTGATCCCGTTCCGGGACTTCTTCGGGGCGATCTTCTTTTTCAGCTTCGGCCTGAGCATAGACCCGCTCACGCTGCTCGACGCGGCCCTGCTGTCTGTTCTGGCCGTCGTGCTGACCATCGCTGGAAACTTCGTTGCGGGGATGATCGCAGGCCGTAACGCCGGGCTTTCGAGCCGGGCTTCGGCGAACGTCGGGCTTACGATAGTCTCGCGCGGGGAGTTTTCGATAATCGTCGCGAGCCTGGCCATCGGCGGCGGGCTTTCGGGCCTGATCCAACCCTTCGCGGCCCTCTACGTCCTGATCCTCTCGCTCTTGGGTCCGCTGCTCACAAAGGAGTCCGGGAGGATATTCGGCCTCGTAAGCAAAGCTTTCAGCCGCGAGAAAGCCGCAGATGACGCATCCGGATAG
- a CDS encoding cation:proton antiporter regulatory subunit, which yields MNVRETQLPGIGRKFQADLRSGERIVVVIHDEGRREIYQFDRKDLDESIASFDLDDDEARQLAGIVGGMVYTPRALERVEMAFDALVIEWHKVEEGSRAEGSTIGELGVRKNFGATIVAVIGDGEQIINPGPEVSIRSGTTLVVAGEREQVAGFQAALTADRS from the coding sequence TTGAACGTAAGAGAGACGCAGTTGCCGGGCATCGGCAGGAAGTTTCAGGCCGATCTTCGGAGCGGAGAGAGGATCGTGGTGGTGATACACGACGAGGGGCGGCGTGAAATCTACCAGTTCGACCGGAAGGACCTCGACGAGAGCATCGCTTCCTTCGACCTCGACGACGACGAGGCCCGGCAGCTTGCCGGAATAGTGGGCGGGATGGTCTACACGCCGCGCGCGCTGGAGAGGGTCGAGATGGCCTTCGATGCCCTGGTCATCGAGTGGCACAAGGTAGAGGAGGGTTCGCGAGCGGAGGGCAGCACGATCGGTGAGCTTGGAGTTCGGAAGAACTTCGGGGCTACTATCGTGGCGGTGATCGGCGATGGCGAGCAGATCATCAACCCCGGACCGGAGGTATCCATCAGGAGCGGAACAACGCTGGTGGTGGCCGGGGAGCGTGAGCAGGTGGCAGGTTTTCAGGCCGCACTCACAGCGGACCGAAGCTAG
- a CDS encoding phasin family protein gives MRSSIGETLERLVLLQIGAAAATRDRVEESVERLIAQGRIQREEGRTVVDDVMTSARQRTSGARSMVDASVQQGMRSAGLPTREDYEDMVFRVEQLEHRVRMLEDRPAAPPSAPSAATTTPSSSTPPTSGTTGASAPSGRRPQNDEGSGSSGL, from the coding sequence ATGCGAAGCAGCATAGGGGAGACGCTGGAGCGACTGGTTCTACTGCAGATCGGAGCGGCAGCGGCCACCCGCGACCGGGTCGAGGAGTCGGTCGAGCGGTTGATCGCCCAGGGACGCATTCAGCGCGAGGAGGGCCGCACGGTCGTTGACGACGTGATGACCAGCGCGAGGCAGCGCACCTCCGGGGCCCGCTCGATGGTGGACGCCTCGGTACAGCAGGGGATGCGCTCCGCCGGGCTACCGACCCGCGAGGACTACGAGGACATGGTTTTCCGCGTCGAGCAGCTCGAACACCGCGTCCGGATGCTCGAAGACCGCCCCGCCGCCCCGCCCTCGGCCCCCTCCGCGGCAACGACCACCCCCTCGTCCTCCACGCCGCCGACATCGGGTACGACCGGGGCATCCGCCCCTTCGGGTCGCCGGCCCCAGAACGATGAAGGCTCCGGTTCCTCGGGCCTGTAG
- a CDS encoding ABC1 kinase family protein: MIGPETPPGAAGGAADFRVREVREKPSGNLRRFSQIGRVLVKHGFGFVFDARSERRRSKGVREVLAPNFGIRLRRAFEDLGPTFVKFGQLLSTRPDVLPESVLTELQRLQDTASPMDFETVVGLVERELGASVSEVFDELDPDPLGSASIGQVHRAVLRGGETVAIKVQRPDARRRVDADLTLMKEFAGFLGRRLGDRLVIDVRGLVDEFEGVIRRELDYTAEARAARRFAINFRGSPVVIPQVYTARSTDRLLTMEYIRGTRFHDIEPLTMKPSERRRVAEMGAEAIFEMAFEHGFFHGDPHPGNLILTPEGNLALLDFGMVGFLSRGDVDALSRLFISVINRDARAALRALEGLGVRYDSEVRDDLIQNIGEFLHKYSGLSVGEVTLGQALSELIGLARRYHLRVPPVFPLLAKALVTAEGLARSIDPTINVYEVARPYARRLLSERYSPSALAESAQERSFEYARYLGEYPEQMRQLLSELADGELEVQLKHGGLEELVGELDVLANRLVFAVVTGALLIGSSMLGAFDLGGPLVPYIGLSVVSFIGFTLSVLLAAMVIFSIFRSDRL, encoded by the coding sequence GTGATCGGCCCCGAAACACCCCCCGGCGCCGCCGGAGGCGCTGCGGACTTCAGGGTCCGGGAGGTCCGGGAGAAACCCTCCGGCAACCTCCGCCGCTTCTCCCAGATAGGCCGCGTCCTTGTAAAGCACGGCTTCGGATTTGTCTTCGACGCCCGGAGTGAGAGGCGCAGGAGCAAGGGCGTGCGCGAGGTTCTCGCCCCGAACTTCGGCATCCGGCTCCGCCGCGCGTTCGAGGATCTCGGACCGACCTTCGTGAAGTTCGGACAGCTTCTCTCTACCCGACCGGACGTGCTGCCCGAGAGCGTCCTGACGGAGCTTCAGCGGCTCCAAGACACCGCCTCACCCATGGACTTCGAGACGGTTGTCGGGCTCGTGGAGCGCGAGCTCGGCGCGTCCGTCTCCGAAGTCTTCGACGAGCTCGACCCCGACCCTCTGGGCTCGGCGAGCATCGGTCAGGTTCACCGGGCCGTTCTGCGCGGCGGCGAAACCGTCGCGATAAAGGTGCAGCGTCCGGATGCCCGGCGGCGGGTGGACGCCGACCTGACGCTGATGAAGGAGTTCGCGGGCTTTCTTGGCCGAAGGCTCGGTGACCGCCTCGTTATAGACGTGCGCGGCCTCGTGGACGAGTTCGAGGGGGTCATAAGGCGCGAGCTCGACTACACCGCCGAGGCCCGGGCAGCGAGAAGGTTCGCCATAAACTTCAGAGGCAGCCCGGTCGTTATCCCGCAGGTCTACACTGCTCGTTCAACCGACCGGCTCCTGACGATGGAGTACATCCGGGGGACGCGTTTTCACGACATAGAGCCGCTGACGATGAAGCCCTCGGAGCGCCGCAGGGTGGCCGAGATGGGGGCGGAGGCTATCTTCGAGATGGCCTTCGAGCACGGCTTCTTTCACGGCGACCCGCACCCGGGGAACCTGATCCTCACCCCGGAGGGCAACCTCGCCCTTCTTGATTTCGGGATGGTCGGGTTTCTGAGCCGGGGTGACGTAGATGCTCTCAGCAGGCTTTTTATCTCCGTTATTAACCGCGACGCCCGGGCCGCCCTGCGCGCGCTCGAAGGGCTCGGCGTGCGCTACGACTCCGAGGTGCGCGACGACCTTATCCAGAACATCGGGGAGTTTCTGCACAAATATTCCGGGCTTTCGGTCGGGGAGGTAACGCTCGGGCAGGCGCTGTCCGAGTTGATCGGCCTCGCGAGGCGGTACCACCTGCGCGTCCCGCCGGTCTTTCCGCTTCTGGCGAAAGCCCTTGTCACCGCCGAGGGGCTTGCCCGCTCTATAGACCCGACGATCAACGTCTACGAGGTCGCAAGACCGTACGCCCGCAGGCTTCTCTCCGAGCGTTACAGCCCGTCCGCGCTCGCCGAGAGTGCGCAGGAACGCTCCTTTGAGTACGCAAGGTACCTCGGGGAGTACCCGGAGCAGATGCGACAACTGCTCTCCGAGCTCGCCGACGGGGAGCTGGAGGTCCAGCTTAAACACGGCGGCCTCGAGGAGCTTGTCGGCGAGCTGGACGTTCTGGCCAACCGGCTCGTCTTCGCGGTTGTAACGGGCGCGCTGCTGATCGGGTCCTCGATGCTCGGGGCTTTCGATCTCGGTGGACCGCTCGTTCCGTACATCGGTCTGAGCGTCGTGAGCTTTATCGGGTTCACGCTCTCGGTGCTGCTCGCCGCCATGGTTATTTTCTCGATCTTCCGTTCCGACCGACTGTGA